Proteins from one Chitinophaga oryzae genomic window:
- a CDS encoding efflux RND transporter permease subunit yields the protein MIADTFIKRPVTAIVISIVLVLVGILAMMTLPIGQYPEISPPTVQVTGNYTGADAQTVEQTVATPVEVQVNGTPGMTYISTNNTSSGQMSMTVNFEVGTDINIAALDVQNRVGIAQPTLPQEVQRLGLTVRKRNPSILMLVALYSPKGTHDITFLDNYTNVYVKDALLRAKGVGDIFTRADDFSMRVWLKPDKLAQMGVTAEDIRAALAEQNAQITAGSVGAPPQQTGQTFEYNIFTKGRLTTPEEFGNIIVKTRPNDGSLVYLKDVARIQLGKFNYAGNNYVDGKRAAYLLVYQAPGSNALETAANVTEAMEQLKKQFPNDVDYVVPFESVSVVKVSIEEVLHTLVEALILVVIVVFLFLQSWRATLIPILAIPVSIIATFIFFIPLGFTINTLTLFGFVLAIGIVVDDAIVVVEAVQHNIDHEKMSPKDATIQAMKEISGPVIAIALILAAVFVPVGFIPGIVGRLYQQFAITIAISVLISAFVALSLTPALCMLLLKPMHLDKDSKGLNKFFYKFNRWFGHTTSRYSMGVKKSIRYARFALIILLCIFVGTLMLFKAKPTGFIPTEDEGRLIITFDLPESSSTERTVAVMSQMMKDLDEMPGINHYAALGGLNAVNFSTKSNSATIFCSLKPWSERKPDSLQIFGMVAAVQKKLSKYKEANVVVIPPPAIPGLGQTAGFSFVLQQRGSGDIKAFEGVLQQFLGAINKRPEIARAFSFFTARTPGYQLDIDREKAKKMGVKISDIATALQTYMGSAYINDFTVYGRNFRVVTQADSSYRGDIKNLGQFYVRNSAGTMVPLSALTSYKVIENAPVISHYNLFRSAEINGNPAPGYSSGDAINALKEVAAQVLPEGYGYEFSGLSREEILSGSKTVYIFALSIIFVFLFLAALYESWSVPFSVLLAVPIGAFGAITVLTFLPKLSNNVYAQIGLITLIGLSAKNAILIVEFAKERVDRGMDLVTAAVEAAKLRLRPIIMTSLAFLLGIMPLVVSSGAGAEARKTMGWTVLGGMFTATFLAIFIVPVLYVVITRLAYGKEKLRKMKENYQAVPEHDIQGKL from the coding sequence ATGATTGCAGATACTTTTATAAAAAGGCCGGTGACCGCAATAGTGATCTCTATTGTACTGGTGCTGGTAGGGATACTGGCGATGATGACCCTGCCCATAGGGCAGTACCCGGAGATCTCGCCTCCTACCGTACAGGTAACCGGTAACTATACCGGCGCGGACGCGCAGACGGTAGAACAAACGGTGGCCACACCCGTGGAGGTGCAGGTAAACGGTACCCCCGGCATGACCTACATCTCCACCAACAACACCAGCAGCGGTCAGATGAGCATGACGGTCAACTTTGAAGTAGGTACCGATATCAACATCGCCGCCCTGGACGTGCAGAACCGTGTAGGTATTGCGCAGCCCACCCTGCCGCAGGAAGTACAGCGTTTAGGTCTTACCGTTAGAAAGCGTAACCCCAGCATCCTGATGCTGGTGGCCCTGTACTCACCCAAAGGCACACACGATATTACCTTCCTCGACAACTACACCAACGTGTATGTAAAAGACGCGTTGCTGCGTGCCAAAGGGGTGGGTGATATCTTCACCCGTGCGGACGACTTCAGTATGCGTGTCTGGCTGAAGCCGGACAAGCTGGCGCAGATGGGCGTTACCGCCGAAGACATCCGCGCGGCACTGGCCGAACAGAACGCGCAGATCACCGCCGGCTCGGTAGGTGCGCCGCCGCAACAGACGGGACAGACTTTCGAGTACAATATCTTTACCAAAGGCCGTCTGACCACGCCGGAAGAATTTGGCAATATCATTGTCAAAACCCGCCCGAACGACGGTTCCCTCGTATACCTGAAAGACGTGGCCCGCATTCAGCTGGGCAAGTTCAACTACGCCGGTAACAACTATGTGGACGGTAAACGCGCCGCCTACCTCCTGGTATACCAGGCGCCCGGCAGCAACGCGCTGGAAACAGCAGCCAACGTGACCGAGGCCATGGAACAGCTGAAGAAACAGTTCCCCAACGATGTGGATTACGTAGTGCCGTTCGAGTCAGTGTCTGTAGTGAAAGTATCCATCGAGGAAGTGTTGCATACCCTGGTAGAAGCGCTGATACTGGTGGTGATCGTGGTGTTCCTGTTCCTGCAGAGCTGGAGAGCGACGCTCATCCCGATCCTGGCGATCCCGGTGTCTATCATCGCCACGTTTATCTTCTTTATCCCGCTGGGCTTTACCATCAATACCCTGACGCTGTTCGGCTTCGTGCTGGCCATCGGTATCGTGGTGGACGACGCCATTGTGGTGGTGGAGGCGGTGCAGCATAATATTGACCACGAGAAGATGTCGCCGAAAGACGCTACCATACAGGCGATGAAAGAGATCTCCGGACCGGTGATCGCCATCGCGCTGATCCTGGCGGCGGTATTCGTACCGGTGGGCTTTATCCCCGGTATCGTAGGGCGGCTGTACCAGCAGTTTGCGATCACTATCGCCATATCCGTACTCATCTCCGCTTTCGTGGCGTTATCGCTCACACCGGCGCTGTGTATGCTGCTGCTGAAACCCATGCACCTGGATAAAGACTCCAAAGGGCTCAACAAGTTCTTCTATAAATTCAACCGCTGGTTTGGCCATACCACTTCCCGCTACTCCATGGGAGTGAAAAAGAGCATCCGGTATGCCCGTTTCGCGCTCATTATCCTGCTGTGCATCTTCGTAGGTACGTTGATGTTATTTAAAGCCAAACCGACCGGCTTTATCCCCACAGAAGACGAGGGCCGTCTGATCATCACCTTCGACCTGCCGGAGTCCTCTTCCACAGAGCGTACGGTAGCCGTGATGAGCCAGATGATGAAGGACCTCGACGAGATGCCGGGCATCAATCACTATGCAGCGCTGGGTGGCCTGAACGCGGTGAACTTCTCCACCAAATCCAACAGTGCCACTATCTTCTGTTCCCTGAAACCATGGAGCGAGCGTAAGCCCGATTCTCTCCAGATCTTCGGGATGGTAGCAGCGGTGCAGAAAAAACTCAGTAAATACAAAGAAGCCAATGTGGTGGTGATCCCGCCGCCGGCGATCCCCGGTCTGGGCCAGACGGCCGGTTTCTCCTTTGTATTGCAGCAGCGCGGAAGCGGCGATATCAAAGCTTTCGAAGGCGTGTTGCAGCAGTTCCTCGGAGCTATCAACAAACGGCCGGAGATAGCGCGCGCCTTCTCCTTCTTCACGGCACGTACGCCTGGTTACCAGCTGGACATCGACCGCGAAAAAGCCAAGAAGATGGGCGTAAAAATTTCCGACATCGCCACCGCTTTACAGACGTATATGGGTAGTGCTTATATCAACGACTTTACCGTATATGGCCGTAACTTCCGTGTGGTAACACAGGCGGACTCCTCGTATCGCGGAGATATTAAAAATCTCGGTCAGTTCTATGTGCGCAACAGTGCCGGTACCATGGTGCCGCTGAGTGCACTCACTTCCTACAAAGTGATAGAGAACGCGCCGGTGATCTCCCACTATAACCTGTTCCGTTCCGCGGAAATCAACGGTAACCCTGCTCCCGGCTACAGTAGCGGCGACGCTATCAATGCGCTGAAAGAGGTGGCGGCGCAGGTGCTGCCGGAAGGTTACGGGTATGAATTCTCCGGCCTGAGCCGCGAGGAGATATTGTCCGGTTCTAAAACCGTATATATCTTCGCGTTATCCATCATCTTCGTGTTCCTGTTCCTGGCAGCGCTGTACGAGAGCTGGTCTGTACCGTTCTCCGTGCTGCTGGCGGTGCCTATCGGCGCCTTCGGGGCTATCACGGTGCTCACGTTCCTGCCTAAACTGAGTAATAACGTTTACGCGCAGATTGGTTTGATCACGCTCATCGGTCTGTCGGCCAAAAACGCCATCCTGATCGTGGAGTTTGCCAAAGAACGTGTGGACAGGGGGATGGACCTGGTGACCGCCGCCGTGGAAGCTGCCAAGCTGCGTCTGCGTCCGATCATCATGACCTCGCTGGCGTTCCTGCTGGGTATCATGCCGCTGGTGGTATCGTCCGGCGCCGGCGCCGAAGCCCGTAAAACCATGGGCTGGACCGTACTGGGCGGTATGTTCACCGCCACGTTCCTTGCCATCTTCATTGTACCGGTACTGTATGTGGTCATCACCCGGCTGGCATATGGTAAAGAGAAACTGCGGAAGATGAAAGAGAATTACCAGGCAGTGCCCGAACATGATATTCAGGGCAAACTGTAA
- a CDS encoding SdpI family protein: MFMNFLHSTYCNAAIFAGIIFVFMGYFIRRYPPKSIKSWYGYRSALASRSPEMWQAANQHAAYISRRIGIILIPTGLACALFFDSQTDWFWYITVGAVVTGAMYMVGYTEWQLQQIEPESPEDNDNL; encoded by the coding sequence ATGTTCATGAATTTCTTGCATTCCACCTATTGTAATGCAGCTATTTTCGCAGGGATAATCTTCGTCTTCATGGGGTATTTTATCCGGCGTTACCCTCCTAAGAGCATTAAATCATGGTACGGCTATCGTAGTGCCCTGGCGTCCCGCAGCCCGGAAATGTGGCAGGCCGCCAATCAGCACGCCGCTTACATCTCCCGGCGCATCGGCATCATCCTGATTCCTACCGGCCTCGCCTGCGCCCTCTTCTTCGACAGCCAGACCGACTGGTTCTGGTACATCACCGTAGGCGCCGTAGTAACAGGCGCCATGTACATGGTAGGTTATACCGAATGGCAGCTGCAGCAGATAGAACCCGAATCTCCGGAGGACAACGATAACCTCTGA